Proteins from one Staphylococcus saprophyticus subsp. saprophyticus ATCC 15305 = NCTC 7292 genomic window:
- a CDS encoding carboxypeptidase regulatory-like domain-containing protein, translating into MKILDENGTLISIDTLNEDGTFSMQVPKLKPGTYTIAIESPNYTNDEVNTFKVIDIKEILKPSINPVNDQSKEIEINGVEGSTIIIKDENNVIVGQTILNNGQTTSIINLKTIKSRNYFNSNSRKKWH; encoded by the coding sequence GTGAAAATACTAGATGAAAACGGCACATTAATAAGTATAGATACTTTAAATGAGGATGGTACATTCAGTATGCAAGTTCCGAAATTAAAACCAGGGACCTATACAATAGCTATCGAATCTCCAAATTATACTAATGATGAAGTTAACACTTTCAAAGTTATAGATATAAAAGAAATACTTAAACCTAGCATAAATCCTGTGAATGATCAAAGTAAGGAAATTGAAATTAATGGTGTTGAGGGCTCAACAATCATTATTAAAGATGAAAATAATGTTATTGTTGGTCAGACGATATTAAATAATGGACAAACTACAAGTATTATTAATTTAAAAACCATTAAAAGCAGGAACTATTTTAACAGCAATAGCAGAAAAAAATGGCATTAA
- a CDS encoding Ig-like domain-containing protein, whose translation MKDFTSNDTQITGESEPNSTVEITFPDGQKVTTTADDQGHYIVDIPAGSLNNGGEVSAKATDKAGNESPKTIRNIVDETAPMAPTMKDFTSNDTQITGESEPNSTVEVTFLDGQKVTVIADEQGDYIVDIPSGSLNNGGEVSAKATDKTGNESPKTTKDVADETVPEAPKVDNVTSNDIQIIGKTEPHASVTIQFPNKQIITGKADEQGDFSIGILSEIKLLGNEILIINITDKAGNISNKTSVIVIDKTEPNAPIVDELTDTDTIITGQGEPNTKVIINLPNGKRITGRVNSHGKYEIKLPKDITLNINDKISILLEDDSIRQLSASMLSASIYRASEKWCHGFSDVPAETYIQSVTPYIISGLVSRK comes from the coding sequence ATGAAAGATTTCACAAGTAATGATACCCAAATTACAGGAGAATCTGAACCAAATTCAACAGTTGAAATTACGTTCCCGGACGGCCAAAAAGTGACAACGACTGCAGATGACCAAGGCCACTATATCGTCGATATTCCAGCAGGTTCACTAAACAATGGTGGGGAAGTTAGTGCCAAAGCAACAGACAAAGCCGGTAACGAATCACCAAAAACAATAAGAAATATAGTGGATGAAACAGCGCCGATGGCACCAACAATGAAAGATTTCACAAGTAACGACACTCAAATAACTGGAGAGTCTGAACCAAATTCAACAGTAGAAGTGACGTTCCTAGATGGTCAAAAAGTAACAGTAATTGCTGATGAACAAGGCGACTATATCGTCGATATTCCGTCAGGTTCACTAAACAACGGAGGAGAAGTTAGCGCCAAGGCAACAGATAAAACAGGCAACGAATCACCAAAAACAACGAAAGATGTCGCTGATGAAACGGTGCCAGAAGCACCAAAAGTTGATAATGTCACAAGTAACGATATTCAAATTATAGGTAAAACAGAGCCTCATGCAAGCGTGACAATTCAATTCCCTAATAAACAAATTATTACTGGAAAAGCAGATGAACAAGGTGATTTTTCTATAGGCATACTAAGTGAAATTAAGTTATTAGGTAATGAAATTCTTATTATCAATATTACAGATAAAGCAGGTAATATATCTAATAAAACAAGCGTGATAGTAATCGATAAGACTGAGCCTAATGCACCGATTGTAGATGAATTGACAGATACAGATACAATAATCACAGGTCAAGGAGAGCCAAATACAAAAGTGATTATCAATCTTCCAAATGGTAAACGAATTACTGGTAGAGTGAATAGTCATGGTAAATATGAAATTAAGTTACCAAAAGATATAACATTAAATATCAATGATAAAATTTCAATTTTACTTGAAGATGATAGTATTCGTCAGCTTTCAGCGAGTATGTTAAGCGCAAGTATTTATAGAGCTTCTGAAAAGTGGTGTCATGGATTTAGTGATGTTCCAGCTGAGACATATATTCAAAGTGTCACACCTTATATTATTTCTGGATTGGTATCTCGTAAATAA
- a CDS encoding DoxX family protein, which translates to MGIIIIILEIILGIFFIMTGLKILSGAMKQEFAKLGYPPIFNKITGLFELIGGIAMLVGIFYIPLAIFASILLALTMLAGAGSLVFLGKDPIKKAIPAIVLFVLNLIILIYLLIV; encoded by the coding sequence ATGGGGATTATTATTATCATATTGGAAATTATTTTAGGTATCTTTTTTATAATGACAGGCTTGAAAATATTATCTGGTGCTATGAAACAGGAATTTGCAAAATTAGGTTATCCACCAATTTTTAATAAAATTACAGGGCTGTTTGAACTTATAGGTGGTATAGCAATGCTTGTTGGTATTTTTTATATACCATTGGCTATATTTGCGAGTATTTTATTAGCTTTAACTATGTTGGCAGGTGCAGGTTCACTTGTATTCCTTGGGAAAGACCCTATTAAAAAAGCAATACCAGCCATCGTATTATTTGTTTTGAATTTGATTATATTGATTTATCTATTGATAGTTTAA
- a CDS encoding DUF3100 domain-containing protein — protein MEQQNNLWKDWRLHSIVLVIVIISEVIGAHKIPLGMTSILLLPVVYAVLLGLAVYFTPLIKHKQAKNSEPMVFISVALLIAKFGVEAGPALPKIIAAGPALILQEIGNLGTIVFSLPLAILLGLRRESIGMTHSIGRESNLALITEKFGIASPEWRGVMSMYIFGTIFGAIFFSIFSGIIISILPLSPIAYAMATGVGSGVMTAAALGPLLEMYPDQTSTITAFSGVSNLLTSVTGLYVGMLIALPLTRKYYSLIMNIKNKFTKEQE, from the coding sequence TTGGAACAACAAAACAACTTATGGAAAGATTGGAGATTACATAGCATCGTTTTGGTCATAGTCATTATTTCCGAAGTCATCGGTGCACATAAAATACCTTTGGGCATGACATCAATCCTCTTATTACCCGTAGTGTATGCTGTACTATTAGGTTTAGCTGTTTATTTCACGCCATTGATTAAACACAAACAAGCTAAAAATTCTGAACCTATGGTGTTCATTTCTGTAGCTTTACTTATAGCAAAATTTGGTGTAGAAGCCGGACCTGCTTTACCCAAAATTATTGCTGCTGGTCCAGCTTTGATACTTCAAGAAATTGGTAATTTAGGAACCATTGTATTTTCTTTACCTTTAGCGATTTTACTTGGACTTCGTCGTGAATCTATCGGTATGACCCACTCTATAGGGAGAGAATCTAATTTAGCTTTAATCACTGAAAAATTCGGCATTGCCTCTCCTGAATGGCGAGGCGTTATGTCCATGTACATATTTGGTACTATTTTCGGCGCTATCTTTTTCAGTATATTTTCTGGCATCATCATTTCAATTCTACCTTTAAGTCCCATTGCTTATGCTATGGCAACAGGTGTGGGAAGTGGTGTAATGACTGCTGCCGCACTTGGTCCTCTGTTAGAAATGTATCCAGATCAGACAAGCACAATCACAGCTTTTTCTGGTGTAAGTAATTTACTCACGTCCGTGACTGGTTTATATGTCGGCATGTTGATTGCACTACCTTTAACTAGAAAATATTATAGTTTAATCATGAACATCAAAAATAAATTTACTAAGGAACAGGAGTGA
- a CDS encoding YbfB/YjiJ family MFS transporter: MVCLFIVMAIGRFAYTPIMPFMQQTGHMDNQSAGLLATINYLGYLIGAIIPMWLVIVNKVTDLKIYLFINIISTLMMGLLDDFTVWTILRLISGITSGTVFVLASNVALEALRVAKKDGISGLLYSGVGLGIFTSSIFIFIYTSADTWKMTWIVLSLFSLIMGSFVLFGMRENPITENEDSNSSNNTNNVAVKLKKKFIWGFSIAYFCEGAGYIITGTFFVAIVKSIPELADYAALSWMFVGLGAIPSTILWSMMANKLGHAKAIYLAFILQIIAVVLPVFSGSMMSLVISSLFFGATFLGLTTLFMSKAQTLMFESASKINLVASLTVIYSLGQMIAPAFSGVLIGESGNYNAALIFAAVILCIGLLSSFYSYRVTD; the protein is encoded by the coding sequence ATGGTTTGTTTATTTATAGTGATGGCAATTGGACGTTTTGCATATACACCTATAATGCCATTTATGCAACAAACAGGTCATATGGATAATCAAAGTGCTGGTTTATTGGCAACAATCAACTATTTAGGTTATTTAATAGGTGCTATCATACCTATGTGGTTAGTTATAGTGAACAAAGTTACAGATTTGAAAATTTATTTATTTATAAATATCATTTCAACCTTAATGATGGGGTTATTGGATGATTTTACAGTTTGGACCATATTACGCCTCATTTCTGGGATAACAAGTGGTACTGTTTTTGTCTTAGCATCAAATGTAGCCCTTGAGGCGTTAAGAGTAGCTAAGAAAGATGGTATTTCAGGTTTATTGTACAGTGGTGTAGGTTTAGGAATTTTTACAAGTAGTATATTTATTTTCATCTATACTAGTGCTGACACGTGGAAGATGACTTGGATTGTACTTAGTCTTTTTTCATTAATTATGGGAAGTTTTGTATTATTTGGAATGCGTGAAAATCCAATCACTGAAAATGAAGATTCCAATTCATCAAATAACACAAATAATGTAGCGGTTAAGTTGAAGAAAAAATTTATTTGGGGATTTTCAATAGCATATTTTTGTGAAGGTGCAGGATATATTATAACGGGTACTTTCTTTGTAGCCATCGTTAAATCTATACCCGAATTAGCCGATTATGCAGCTTTAAGTTGGATGTTTGTAGGTTTAGGTGCAATTCCGTCAACGATTTTGTGGTCGATGATGGCTAACAAGCTAGGGCATGCGAAAGCAATATATTTGGCGTTTATCCTACAAATTATTGCTGTGGTATTGCCAGTATTTTCAGGAAGTATGATGAGTTTGGTGATTAGTTCGCTATTTTTTGGAGCAACATTCCTTGGCTTGACGACATTATTCATGTCTAAAGCACAAACGCTGATGTTTGAAAGTGCTAGTAAAATTAATTTAGTCGCTTCATTAACTGTCATATATAGTTTAGGACAAATGATTGCACCTGCTTTTTCAGGTGTATTAATTGGCGAGTCAGGTAATTATAATGCAGCATTAATATTTGCAGCAGTTATACTGTGTATCGGCTTATTAAGTAGTTTTTATAGCTATAGAGTAACAGATTAA
- a CDS encoding tRNA dihydrouridine synthase, whose translation MKENFWRELPRPFFVLAPMEDVTDVVFRHVVSEAGRPDVFFTEFTNTESYCHPEGVHSVRGRLTFTEDEQPIVAHIWGDKPDHFREMSIGMAEMGFKGIDLNMGCPVPNVATKGKGSGLIQRPEIAAEIIQAAKAGGIPVSVKTRLGYSEIDEWRDWLRHVFEQDIANLSIHLRTRREMSKVDAHWELIGEIKKLRDEIAPDTLLTINGDIPDRKTGLELAEKYGIDGVMIGRGIFHNPYAFEKEPREHTSEELLGLLRLHLDLFDQYTENEPRQFKPLRRFFKIYVRGIRGASELRHQLMSTNTTDDARKLLDEFEAQTEQVK comes from the coding sequence ATGAAAGAAAATTTTTGGCGTGAATTACCGCGTCCATTTTTTGTATTAGCGCCGATGGAAGACGTTACTGATGTGGTCTTCCGTCATGTGGTTAGTGAAGCGGGCAGACCAGATGTATTTTTTACTGAGTTTACGAATACAGAAAGTTATTGCCATCCTGAAGGTGTCCATAGCGTGCGTGGGCGTTTAACATTTACCGAAGATGAACAGCCTATTGTTGCTCACATTTGGGGAGATAAACCAGATCATTTTAGAGAAATGAGTATCGGTATGGCAGAGATGGGATTTAAAGGTATCGATTTGAATATGGGTTGCCCTGTGCCAAATGTTGCGACAAAAGGAAAAGGTTCGGGTTTAATTCAACGTCCTGAAATAGCTGCAGAAATTATTCAAGCAGCTAAAGCAGGCGGTATACCAGTAAGTGTGAAAACGCGTCTTGGTTATTCTGAAATTGATGAATGGCGAGACTGGTTGAGACATGTATTTGAACAGGATATTGCAAATTTGTCGATTCATCTACGTACACGTAGAGAAATGAGTAAGGTAGATGCGCACTGGGAATTGATTGGTGAAATTAAAAAGCTTCGTGATGAAATTGCACCAGACACGTTGTTAACAATTAACGGAGATATTCCAGATAGAAAGACAGGACTTGAACTTGCAGAAAAATATGGCATTGATGGCGTAATGATTGGCCGTGGGATTTTTCATAATCCATATGCCTTTGAAAAAGAGCCAAGAGAACATACGAGTGAAGAGTTACTTGGACTATTGAGATTACATCTTGATTTGTTCGATCAATATACTGAAAATGAACCACGTCAGTTTAAGCCATTACGTAGGTTCTTTAAAATATATGTGCGAGGCATCCGAGGTGCAAGTGAATTAAGACATCAATTGATGAGTACGAATACGACAGATGATGCTCGGAAATTACTTGATGAATTTGAAGCACAAACGGAACAAGTCAAATAA
- a CDS encoding MFS transporter — MSGVLTLDDLKNNYVKKGSQAYIKIIVALFISGFTIFSILYSVQPLIPHFTNAFNVSETVASLALSAATITLAIAMLFFGALSEVLGRKPIMIFSVISVSLLALVQPFILDFNTFLIVRLIQGICLAGLPSIAMAYIGEEISSHNLPEAMGIYISGNAFGGAFGRIFTGFISSIYGYQTGLISIGIISVIAAILFTFLLPASNHFEKQRFSVKALLVSYSKHLKNIRLLKPFMIGFLLLGCNIAAFNYIGFVLADEPYHLHDSVISFVYLLFLIGMISSILNAKLRAQLGTLNALKFSILLLIFGIWITLLPPLPFKILGLAFSVYAFFSGHAIASAVVTSRAEDHKAQASSLYLLFYYMGSSVGGTLAGIFYGAIQWPGVVLMITAFMIIAFIIALTIKQK, encoded by the coding sequence ATAAGCGGGGTTTTAACATTGGACGATTTAAAAAACAACTATGTCAAAAAAGGATCACAGGCTTATATAAAAATCATTGTTGCCCTGTTCATTTCAGGATTCACTATATTTTCAATTCTTTATAGTGTGCAGCCACTTATTCCACATTTTACAAATGCTTTTAATGTAAGCGAAACCGTTGCTAGTTTAGCGCTGTCTGCAGCAACAATCACCTTAGCGATTGCAATGCTGTTCTTCGGTGCACTATCAGAAGTTTTAGGTCGCAAACCGATTATGATATTTTCTGTTATATCTGTGTCACTTTTAGCATTGGTGCAACCTTTTATTTTAGATTTTAATACTTTTCTAATCGTGCGCTTGATACAAGGTATCTGTTTAGCAGGGCTCCCTTCCATAGCAATGGCTTATATTGGCGAAGAAATTTCTTCACATAATTTACCTGAAGCTATGGGAATTTATATTAGCGGTAATGCTTTTGGTGGTGCTTTTGGGAGGATATTCACTGGTTTTATTTCTAGTATTTATGGTTATCAAACAGGTCTAATTTCAATAGGTATCATTAGTGTGATTGCTGCAATTCTTTTTACATTTCTATTACCTGCATCTAACCATTTCGAAAAACAACGCTTTTCTGTCAAAGCATTATTAGTGAGTTACAGTAAACATTTGAAGAATATTAGATTATTAAAACCATTTATGATAGGTTTTTTGCTTTTAGGTTGTAACATTGCAGCCTTTAACTATATCGGTTTTGTATTAGCGGATGAACCCTATCATTTACATGATAGTGTGATTAGCTTTGTTTATTTATTATTTTTAATCGGTATGATTTCATCTATACTTAATGCAAAATTAAGAGCACAACTTGGGACTTTAAATGCTTTGAAATTTAGTATATTGCTGCTCATTTTCGGTATTTGGATCACACTTCTACCGCCATTACCCTTTAAAATACTAGGTTTAGCATTTAGTGTTTATGCGTTTTTCAGTGGTCATGCAATTGCAAGTGCAGTTGTTACAAGTCGTGCCGAAGATCATAAAGCACAGGCATCTAGTTTATATTTACTTTTCTATTACATGGGGTCATCTGTCGGTGGTACTTTAGCAGGGATTTTTTATGGCGCTATTCAATGGCCTGGTGTTGTATTGATGATTACAGCATTTATGATCATTGCCTTTATCATCGCGCTTACTATAAAACAAAAATAA
- a CDS encoding LysR family transcriptional regulator, with protein sequence MEWHHFEYFKQLAQTENMSECAKMLNVSQSTLSRAIKNLEAELGIPLFNRVGRTIKLNKYGIAFLKTTNNIINEMDIYKSNVLDATNVYNGKLVIGFLHSVGVTYISEFLKSFNLAYPNIQLKLIQHDAKRLITMLDDGEVDMIITTISETSQNTHFEPLIVEKLYVTLHEQHRLSHCSEIAIEALVNEKFILLKPNLLLRQQVDEILKAYQFTPEISFEGDEVITIATFISSGLGVSILPHLRDVRLPNLKQIPIKNHDAKRTIGLCYKNKSNKVPIINKTKKSLIEYFSKIQK encoded by the coding sequence ATGGAGTGGCATCACTTTGAATACTTTAAGCAATTAGCACAAACTGAAAATATGTCAGAGTGTGCAAAAATGTTAAACGTAAGTCAATCAACGTTGAGTAGGGCGATAAAGAACTTAGAAGCGGAACTAGGCATCCCACTTTTTAACAGGGTTGGAAGAACGATTAAACTGAATAAGTACGGTATCGCATTTTTAAAAACGACGAATAATATCATCAATGAAATGGATATCTATAAAAGTAATGTGCTTGATGCTACTAATGTATATAATGGGAAATTAGTCATAGGTTTTTTACATTCAGTGGGCGTGACCTATATATCAGAATTTTTAAAGTCATTTAATTTAGCATATCCAAATATCCAATTGAAATTGATACAACATGATGCGAAACGCTTAATTACAATGTTAGATGACGGGGAAGTGGATATGATTATTACTACTATTTCTGAAACAAGTCAGAATACGCATTTTGAACCGCTCATTGTAGAAAAATTATATGTGACATTACATGAACAGCATAGGTTAAGCCATTGTAGTGAAATTGCTATTGAAGCATTGGTGAATGAAAAATTCATATTATTAAAGCCTAATTTATTATTACGACAACAAGTAGATGAAATATTAAAAGCATATCAATTTACACCGGAAATTAGTTTTGAAGGTGACGAAGTCATTACAATAGCGACATTTATCAGTTCTGGACTGGGCGTATCTATATTGCCACATTTGAGGGATGTGCGCTTACCTAATTTGAAACAAATTCCAATAAAAAATCATGATGCGAAAAGAACGATAGGATTGTGTTATAAAAATAAAAGTAACAAGGTTCCAATAATAAATAAAACTAAAAAAAGTTTGATTGAATATTTTTCAAAGATACAAAAATAG
- a CDS encoding DUF4352 domain-containing protein: protein MKRLLFFVIMVMFVLAGCGTENDEAKSADKDSDKSKATSKMKKFKIGQAVDADGVQVKLTKIEYVNDYDEYSAPENGKVIKVYLKFKNNNEDQVLMDSSDFSMKVNNENYQEWFGNDDTNAGFSHQLNKGNTGSGYITYDVPDSDNYTLEMDATPKFNNVKAKWEIKKTDIKEASVANSNESNDEAETDTNVESEDSEEPKITDEDSEDTESEETGYSAEMYNALVDEYNALTDGEKMNHVDDDVLEIEYDQLEARVDALYDKKMDEEDKALEEEMEQDEKEYEEEMEAIDKEYEEEMKKIEEEDTTDEDTSEDDAA, encoded by the coding sequence ATGAAAAGATTATTATTTTTTGTAATAATGGTTATGTTTGTATTAGCTGGTTGTGGTACTGAAAATGATGAAGCAAAAAGCGCGGATAAAGATTCAGATAAATCAAAAGCAACTAGCAAAATGAAAAAGTTTAAAATTGGACAGGCTGTTGATGCAGATGGTGTGCAAGTGAAATTAACTAAAATTGAATATGTTAATGATTATGACGAATATAGTGCACCAGAAAACGGAAAAGTTATTAAAGTGTATTTGAAATTTAAAAATAATAATGAAGATCAGGTGCTTATGGATTCATCTGACTTTAGCATGAAGGTAAATAATGAAAATTATCAAGAATGGTTTGGTAATGACGATACGAATGCAGGCTTTTCTCATCAATTAAATAAAGGGAACACTGGTTCTGGATACATAACTTATGATGTGCCGGATAGTGATAATTATACTTTAGAGATGGATGCTACGCCAAAATTCAATAATGTAAAAGCTAAATGGGAAATTAAAAAAACAGATATCAAGGAAGCATCTGTAGCTAATAGTAATGAGTCGAATGATGAAGCGGAAACAGACACTAATGTTGAATCAGAAGACAGCGAAGAACCAAAAATAACAGATGAAGACTCAGAAGATACTGAAAGTGAAGAAACAGGATATTCAGCAGAAATGTATAACGCACTAGTGGATGAATATAACGCATTAACTGATGGTGAAAAAATGAATCATGTAGACGATGATGTGTTAGAAATCGAATATGATCAATTAGAAGCACGTGTTGACGCATTATATGATAAGAAAATGGATGAAGAAGATAAAGCTTTAGAAGAAGAAATGGAACAAGATGAAAAAGAGTATGAAGAGGAAATGGAAGCTATAGATAAAGAATACGAAGAAGAAATGAAGAAAATCGAAGAAGAAGATACAACGGATGAAGATACATCAGAAGATGACGCAGCATAA
- a CDS encoding DUF4064 domain-containing protein, protein MNQNQTVRQTNRVAEMILGILGSIFGILGGLFAIMLDGIGAEFGATESGSITGLGIAVILTCIITLVLSCIINKKRVLIGVLLLVGGILNIVFISFFGILSGILILVAGILALIRK, encoded by the coding sequence ATGAATCAAAATCAAACGGTTAGACAAACAAACAGGGTAGCAGAAATGATTTTAGGAATTTTAGGAAGTATATTTGGTATTTTAGGTGGATTATTTGCTATTATGCTTGATGGTATTGGCGCAGAATTTGGAGCTACTGAAAGTGGTAGTATTACAGGATTAGGCATAGCAGTTATTTTAACATGTATTATAACTCTAGTGCTTAGTTGTATAATAAATAAAAAAAGAGTACTTATAGGAGTGTTGCTATTAGTTGGTGGCATTTTAAATATCGTGTTTATTAGCTTTTTTGGCATATTGTCAGGAATTTTAATTTTAGTTGCTGGTATCTTAGCTTTAATTAGAAAATAA
- a CDS encoding glycerophosphodiester phosphodiesterase family protein, translating into MFTIYGHRGLPSKAPENTLASYKKAADIPGLKWIELDVAITKDEQLVIIHDDFLDRTTDMTGEVTQLDYMDIKNASTGSWFGKAFEAERLPTFKDVIKMANETQINLNIELKGVSGSNGTALSESMVTQVAEQLKELDSNIEVLISSFNVYLVKLAEALLPEYPRALIFKSAAFQGDWRTLLDFCGSNIVNIEDAKLSQARVKMIKNAGYTLNVWTVNKSLRANQLANWGVDGIFTDHADDMIHLERP; encoded by the coding sequence ATGTTTACAATCTATGGTCACAGAGGTTTACCGAGTAAAGCGCCAGAAAATACACTGGCTTCATATAAAAAGGCTGCTGACATACCTGGTTTAAAATGGATTGAATTAGATGTTGCAATTACGAAAGATGAACAGCTAGTTATCATACACGATGATTTTCTTGATCGAACAACGGATATGACAGGTGAAGTAACTCAATTAGATTATATGGACATAAAAAATGCTTCGACTGGCAGTTGGTTTGGCAAAGCATTTGAAGCTGAAAGATTGCCGACTTTTAAAGATGTCATCAAGATGGCGAATGAAACGCAAATAAATCTAAATATTGAATTAAAGGGCGTAAGTGGTTCGAATGGTACGGCCTTATCTGAAAGCATGGTTACACAAGTCGCTGAACAATTAAAAGAACTAGATTCGAATATAGAAGTATTGATTTCAAGTTTTAATGTCTATTTAGTTAAATTAGCCGAAGCGTTATTGCCAGAATATCCAAGAGCATTAATTTTTAAATCTGCAGCGTTCCAAGGAGATTGGAGAACTTTATTAGATTTTTGTGGATCAAATATTGTGAATATTGAAGATGCCAAACTTTCTCAAGCGCGTGTGAAAATGATAAAAAATGCAGGTTATACATTAAATGTGTGGACAGTTAACAAATCACTACGTGCGAATCAATTAGCTAATTGGGGCGTAGATGGTATTTTTACGGATCATGCTGACGATATGATTCATTTAGAGAGACCATAA
- a CDS encoding MarR family winged helix-turn-helix transcriptional regulator, whose amino-acid sequence MESNSNNNDYENLLFYFAYKTFINTADEIIEKYGLNRQHHRFLFFIEKVPGITIKDLLKSLEISKQGSHATLKKLKDEAYIIEKQTATDKRVKALYSTDKGTKLVRELNKKQNDMFQDIQKKVGNDWYAIMEELASYRTGFQEVKYLKDDFNK is encoded by the coding sequence ATGGAAAGTAATAGTAATAACAATGATTATGAGAATTTGTTGTTTTATTTTGCCTATAAAACATTTATTAACACTGCAGATGAAATAATCGAAAAATATGGGTTGAATAGACAACATCATCGTTTTTTATTTTTTATTGAGAAAGTACCTGGTATTACAATTAAAGATTTATTGAAAAGTTTAGAAATATCTAAACAAGGTAGTCATGCCACATTAAAAAAATTAAAAGATGAAGCTTACATCATTGAAAAGCAAACAGCTACGGATAAGCGTGTCAAAGCGTTATATTCTACTGATAAAGGTACGAAATTAGTTAGAGAGTTAAATAAAAAACAAAATGATATGTTTCAAGATATACAGAAAAAAGTAGGTAATGATTGGTATGCAATTATGGAAGAATTGGCTTCATACCGTACTGGTTTTCAGGAAGTGAAATATCTAAAAGATGATTTTAACAAATAA